One genomic segment of Borrelia miyamotoi includes these proteins:
- a CDS encoding ABC transporter permease produces MSRPNIKELTKIAYIIFINSKNKKALIGSGISLSLVMIPLIIVYYMSSNIMNSTIEKYIENEGFSVQIEYNEPQKYEQLRSKLEKFKKEYQNDELRYFFERRTYGIIGNKKKQGVLIRAVENKFIDNNKHIKLIYGNKNLQKDEILISKQIKDRLNLNINESIYIVVPNNKYQKVFPKAKRFNISGIIETGLREVDKNLVLISLQDSNIMSKNFSKSIIGISTKSNTKEKTNNLKKDIEKEFKEYKVKTFYELYLNKYINLDISKKLLIFIMAFIVIFASINISSSLCMLILENKKKIAIFKSIGMNNSSLKLIFILIALVLSSTFCTIGIIIGNYTTINIEYLINIIDIIINTILKTFGADNTEILNSDYYISEFNIKISLKFSLIILLSYTLISITTALIPLNIISKLKEKEILK; encoded by the coding sequence ATGAGTCGACCAAATATTAAAGAACTTACAAAAATAGCATATATAATATTTATAAACTCAAAAAATAAAAAGGCCCTAATTGGTTCTGGAATATCCTTAAGTTTAGTCATGATTCCTTTAATTATTGTTTACTACATGTCAAGCAATATTATGAATTCCACAATAGAAAAATACATTGAAAATGAAGGATTCTCAGTACAAATCGAATACAACGAACCACAAAAATATGAACAACTTAGATCTAAACTAGAAAAATTCAAAAAAGAATACCAAAATGATGAACTAAGATATTTTTTTGAAAGAAGAACCTATGGAATAATTGGAAATAAAAAAAAACAAGGTGTATTAATAAGAGCAGTAGAGAACAAATTTATTGATAATAATAAGCATATAAAATTAATATATGGCAATAAAAACCTTCAAAAAGATGAAATATTAATATCAAAACAAATAAAAGATAGACTTAATTTAAACATTAATGAATCTATTTATATAGTAGTACCAAATAATAAGTATCAAAAGGTATTCCCCAAAGCAAAACGATTTAATATATCTGGAATCATTGAAACGGGATTAAGAGAAGTTGATAAAAACTTAGTTCTCATTTCACTCCAAGATTCAAATATAATGTCAAAAAATTTTTCCAAAAGCATAATTGGAATTTCCACTAAATCCAATACTAAAGAAAAAACCAATAATCTAAAGAAAGATATTGAAAAAGAATTCAAAGAATACAAAGTCAAAACATTTTATGAGCTCTATTTAAATAAATATATAAACCTAGATATCAGCAAAAAACTTTTAATATTTATTATGGCATTTATTGTAATATTCGCAAGTATTAATATATCCTCATCCCTTTGTATGTTAATACTTGAAAATAAAAAGAAAATTGCAATATTTAAGTCAATTGGAATGAACAATTCAAGTCTCAAACTAATATTCATATTAATAGCACTTGTTTTAAGTTCAACATTTTGCACGATAGGCATAATCATTGGCAATTACACAACCATTAATATAGAATATTTAATTAATATAATAGATATTATTATAAATACAATTTTAAAAACATTTGGAGCTGACAATACAGAAATTTTAAACTCTGACTATTATATCTCTGAATTTAACATTAAAATAAGCTTAAAATTTAGTTTAATAATTCTTTTATCTTACACACTAATTAGCATTACAACAGCACTCATCCCTCTAAATATCATTTCAAAACTTAAAGAAAAAGAAATTTTAAAATAA
- a CDS encoding cysteine desulfurase — MNLNHFKDKNEKVNSLRRDFPILNKTIHNKKLIYFDNASTSQKPQIVISSVAKYYANYNANVHRSGHELTIQSSLKVEETRKIVKRFINAESCKNIIFNSGTTDGTNTVTNSLLFSKLLKENDEIIVTTLEHNSNLLPWINIAKFLNLKIKLAKFNEMGIVQPKQIKNLITDKTKIIAISGISNILGTTQDLEAIGKIAKDNKIILSVDAAQMAPHMNIDVNKINCDFLVFSGHKMLAPTGIGVLYISDKIIDKLNSSKLGGNAIEDIFIKNGELNFKPLESPNKFESGTPNIAGIIGLGKAIEYINNISMEFIKEHDKELIEYCVERLQEIDEVEFVLNKDIKRKSIISFTIKNIHSHDIETHLDTMGIAIRSGKTCAYIAFLSENIKKDHLLRISFYLYNTKEEIDTFISCLKRTIKSFY, encoded by the coding sequence ATGAATCTTAATCATTTCAAAGATAAAAATGAAAAAGTAAACTCCCTCAGAAGGGATTTCCCCATTTTAAACAAAACTATTCATAATAAAAAACTAATTTATTTTGATAATGCCTCAACTTCTCAAAAACCACAAATTGTGATTTCATCTGTAGCTAAATACTACGCAAACTATAATGCAAATGTTCACAGAAGCGGACATGAACTTACAATACAATCCAGCTTAAAAGTAGAAGAAACAAGAAAAATTGTAAAAAGATTTATTAACGCAGAGTCTTGCAAAAACATAATCTTTAATTCTGGAACAACAGATGGAACAAATACAGTAACAAATTCATTGCTCTTCTCAAAACTTTTAAAAGAAAATGATGAAATCATCGTAACAACGCTAGAACACAATAGCAATTTGCTTCCTTGGATAAATATTGCCAAATTTTTAAACTTAAAAATCAAACTTGCAAAATTTAACGAAATGGGCATTGTTCAACCAAAACAAATAAAAAACTTAATTACAGATAAAACAAAAATTATTGCTATATCTGGCATAAGCAATATACTAGGAACTACACAAGATTTAGAAGCAATTGGAAAAATTGCTAAAGATAACAAAATTATTCTATCTGTAGACGCAGCTCAAATGGCACCACATATGAACATAGATGTAAATAAAATAAACTGTGATTTTTTAGTATTCTCAGGGCATAAAATGCTTGCTCCAACAGGAATTGGGGTCTTATATATATCAGATAAAATCATAGATAAGCTTAATAGCTCCAAACTAGGAGGGAATGCCATAGAAGATATTTTTATAAAAAATGGAGAGCTGAATTTTAAACCCCTTGAATCTCCAAATAAATTTGAATCGGGAACACCAAATATTGCAGGCATCATTGGTCTTGGCAAAGCAATAGAATACATTAATAATATCTCAATGGAATTTATTAAAGAACATGATAAAGAATTGATCGAATATTGCGTTGAAAGATTACAAGAAATCGATGAAGTTGAATTTGTTCTAAATAAAGACATAAAAAGAAAATCAATAATATCATTTACAATAAAAAATATACACTCACATGACATTGAGACACATCTTGATACAATGGGAATTGCAATTAGATCTGGAAAAACTTGTGCCTACATTGCATTTCTATCAGAAAATATTAAAAAAGATCATTTATTAAGAATAAGCTTTTATTTATATAATACAAAAGAAGAAATTGATACTTTTATATCCTGCTTAAAAAGAACTATAAAATCCTTTTATTAA
- a CDS encoding ATP synthase subunit K (produces ATP from ADP in the presence of a proton gradient across the membrane; the K subunit is a nonenzymatic component which binds the dimeric form by interacting with the G and E subunits), whose product MNIGLIGVNSALTISAIGSALGMGAAGSAAIGAWKRCYMQGKPAPFLLIVFVSAPLTQIIYGYILMNTLSGIMTQADPWLLFGAGFGGGLAISISAFAQGRTAAGACDAFAETGKGFATNLLILGLIESVALFVMVFLMIFKFV is encoded by the coding sequence ATGAATATAGGTTTAATAGGAGTTAATTCGGCTTTAACGATATCTGCAATAGGTTCAGCCTTGGGTATGGGGGCTGCAGGAAGTGCTGCTATTGGTGCATGGAAGAGATGTTATATGCAAGGTAAGCCAGCTCCTTTCTTATTAATTGTTTTTGTTTCAGCACCATTGACACAAATAATATATGGTTATATATTGATGAATACTTTATCAGGCATAATGACACAGGCAGATCCTTGGTTATTATTTGGGGCTGGTTTTGGTGGTGGTCTTGCAATTTCTATTTCTGCTTTTGCTCAAGGTAGAACTGCTGCAGGGGCTTGTGATGCTTTTGCTGAGACTGGGAAGGGATTTGCAACAAATCTTTTAATTTTAGGTCTCATAGAGTCTGTTGCTCTTTTTGTAATGGTATTCTTGATGATATTTAAATTTGTTTAA
- the lepA gene encoding translation elongation factor 4 gives MSSYKKNFCIIAHIDHGKSTLADRFIQKAQIISDREFKSQILDSMDIERERGITIKSQAVTIDYKCSDGNIYELNFVDTPGHVDFSYEVSRAISSCEGALLLIDASQGIEAQTVSNFYMAFEHNLEIIPVINKIDLPSANVNFVKEQIEHDLGLDSSIAVSISAKNGIGIDELLEAICKYVPSPKGSVNSPLKALIFDSHYDSYRGVIVHFRIFEGQIKIGDRIKLMYAGGEYLLEEIGIFRIILERKDILEAGDVGYFIAGIKNISDVKIGDTITLVDNPASVPLEGFKEVKPVVFSSVYPVDANQYDDLLKAMDRLKLNDASLTFEKDASVALGHGFKCGFLGLLHLEVIQERIEREFDLNVILTSPSVRYKIFPKKGNPYFIENPEQFPENENIEVFLEPYIRANIIVPTEFLGNIMSVCLVKRGIQENLIYLDTKRVEVIYKMPLAEILFDFYDKIKSVSRGYASFDYMLLGYEETDLVKLDILVNGDRVDALSQLVFRDSARSKAISICKRLKDEIARQQFKIAIQGAIGSNIIARETISPVRKDVTAKCYGGDITRKRKLLEKQKEGKKRLKIIGNVEIPQSAFLAVLKSDDN, from the coding sequence ATTAGTTCTTATAAAAAAAATTTTTGCATTATTGCACATATTGATCATGGTAAATCAACTTTAGCAGATAGATTTATACAAAAGGCTCAAATAATCTCAGATAGAGAGTTTAAAAGTCAAATTCTTGATAGTATGGATATTGAAAGGGAGAGAGGCATTACAATTAAGAGTCAGGCAGTTACTATTGATTATAAGTGTAGTGATGGTAATATTTATGAACTTAATTTTGTAGATACTCCAGGTCATGTTGATTTTTCTTATGAAGTTTCAAGAGCAATTTCATCTTGTGAGGGAGCACTTCTACTTATTGATGCAAGCCAAGGAATAGAGGCTCAGACTGTTTCAAACTTTTATATGGCATTTGAACATAATCTTGAAATTATTCCTGTTATTAATAAAATAGATTTACCAAGTGCGAATGTTAATTTTGTAAAAGAGCAAATAGAGCATGATTTAGGATTAGATTCAAGTATTGCTGTTTCCATATCTGCTAAAAATGGAATAGGAATTGATGAATTACTTGAGGCTATTTGTAAATATGTTCCTTCTCCGAAAGGAAGTGTTAATAGTCCCTTAAAGGCTTTAATTTTTGATTCGCATTATGATTCTTATCGTGGTGTGATTGTACATTTTAGAATTTTTGAAGGTCAAATTAAAATTGGTGACAGGATTAAATTGATGTATGCAGGTGGGGAATATTTATTAGAGGAGATTGGAATTTTTAGAATAATTCTTGAAAGAAAAGATATTTTGGAAGCTGGTGATGTTGGTTATTTTATTGCGGGAATAAAGAATATATCAGATGTTAAGATTGGAGATACTATAACTCTTGTTGATAATCCAGCAAGTGTGCCTCTTGAAGGTTTTAAAGAAGTTAAGCCTGTGGTTTTCTCTTCTGTTTATCCAGTTGATGCTAATCAGTATGACGATCTTTTAAAGGCAATGGATAGACTTAAACTTAATGATGCATCACTTACTTTTGAAAAAGATGCTTCAGTTGCTCTTGGACATGGATTTAAATGTGGATTTTTGGGACTTTTACATTTAGAGGTGATTCAGGAGAGAATTGAGCGTGAATTTGATCTTAATGTGATATTGACGTCGCCGTCAGTTCGTTATAAAATTTTTCCTAAAAAGGGTAATCCTTATTTTATTGAAAATCCTGAGCAGTTTCCTGAAAATGAAAATATTGAAGTTTTTCTTGAACCTTATATTAGAGCTAATATTATTGTTCCCACTGAATTTTTGGGAAATATTATGAGTGTTTGTCTTGTTAAAAGAGGTATACAAGAGAATTTGATTTATCTTGATACAAAACGTGTTGAAGTTATTTATAAGATGCCACTTGCTGAGATACTTTTTGACTTTTACGATAAGATTAAATCTGTAAGTCGTGGATATGCTTCTTTTGACTATATGCTATTAGGATATGAGGAAACGGATTTGGTTAAGTTGGATATTTTAGTCAATGGAGATAGAGTAGATGCACTATCTCAGTTAGTCTTTAGGGATAGTGCTAGATCAAAAGCTATTAGTATTTGTAAAAGATTAAAGGATGAAATTGCAAGACAGCAGTTTAAAATAGCGATTCAAGGAGCTATTGGTTCGAATATTATTGCTCGTGAAACAATCTCACCAGTTAGAAAAGATGTTACTGCTAAATGTTATGGAGGTGATATTACTCGTAAGAGAAAGCTTTTAGAAAAGCAAAAGGAAGGAAAGAAGCGATTAAAAATAATAGGGAATGTTGAAATACCACAAAGTGCATTTCTTGCTGTTCTTAAATCAGATGACAATTAA
- a CDS encoding iron-sulfur cluster assembly scaffold protein, with translation MFSEKIKKELIRLSKLNQYYFKTDKNQNPTYHQSKCGDKIVFQIKEDNEKIRLKYNAHGCIILLSSAYILTELCDNKPRKAILEFTIKTINKKFEKLEEIDKKLKNFENFLHTNRKDCFMLPYKALNEILNNTK, from the coding sequence ATGTTCTCAGAAAAAATAAAAAAAGAACTAATCAGACTTAGTAAACTAAATCAGTATTATTTCAAAACAGATAAAAATCAAAACCCAACATATCATCAATCCAAATGTGGTGACAAAATAGTCTTTCAAATAAAAGAAGATAACGAAAAAATTAGATTAAAATACAATGCTCACGGATGCATAATTCTTCTATCAAGTGCATATATCTTAACCGAATTATGCGATAATAAACCTAGAAAAGCAATACTAGAATTTACAATAAAAACAATCAATAAAAAATTTGAAAAACTAGAAGAAATTGATAAAAAACTTAAAAATTTTGAAAACTTCTTACATACAAATAGAAAAGATTGCTTCATGTTACCATACAAAGCTCTAAATGAAATCTTAAATAACACCAAGTAA
- a CDS encoding L-lactate dehydrogenase, producing MLKLNKVVLVGAGGVGSSFAYALTIDNSLVHELVIIDVAQNKAKGEVMDLNHGQMFLEKNIKIRFGSYNDCSDADIVVITAGLNQKPGETRLDLVGKNTKIFKEIVTSVISSGFSGIFVIASNPVDIMTYVTMKYSNFPTHKVIGTGTTLDTSRLRYFLAERLDVNTQNVHSYIMGEHGDSSFATWDETKIAMKPLSEYIAEGKIREEELDEIYKNVVNAAYEVIKLKGATYYAIGLGIKRIVNAIISDQNLILPISSYINGQYSNSIKDVYIGAPSIVYKDGVKEVLDFKISDREIEKFKASANQLKSYIDKIEF from the coding sequence ATGCTTAAACTTAATAAGGTTGTTCTTGTTGGAGCTGGTGGTGTTGGTTCAAGCTTTGCTTATGCCTTGACTATAGATAATTCACTTGTTCATGAACTTGTAATTATTGATGTAGCTCAAAATAAGGCTAAAGGCGAAGTTATGGATTTAAACCATGGTCAAATGTTCTTAGAGAAAAATATTAAAATAAGATTTGGGAGTTATAATGATTGTTCAGATGCTGATATTGTTGTAATTACTGCAGGTCTTAATCAGAAGCCAGGTGAGACAAGGCTTGACTTGGTGGGTAAGAATACTAAAATCTTTAAAGAGATTGTAACAAGTGTTATTTCAAGTGGATTTAGTGGTATTTTTGTAATTGCAAGTAATCCTGTTGATATTATGACTTATGTGACAATGAAATATTCCAATTTTCCAACTCATAAAGTTATTGGTACAGGGACAACACTTGATACTTCAAGACTTAGGTATTTTTTGGCTGAGCGTCTTGATGTTAATACTCAGAATGTACATTCATACATTATGGGTGAGCATGGAGACAGTTCTTTTGCTACTTGGGATGAGACTAAGATAGCTATGAAGCCTTTATCTGAATACATTGCTGAAGGGAAAATAAGAGAAGAAGAACTTGATGAAATTTATAAAAACGTTGTTAATGCTGCTTATGAAGTAATTAAACTAAAAGGTGCTACTTATTATGCTATTGGGCTTGGAATTAAAAGAATTGTTAATGCAATCATTAGTGATCAAAATCTTATTTTGCCTATATCTTCATATATTAATGGGCAATATAGCAATTCTATTAAGGATGTTTATATTGGTGCGCCTTCTATAGTTTACAAAGATGGCGTAAAAGAGGTTCTTGATTTTAAAATAAGTGATAGAGAAATTGAAAAATTTAAAGCTTCTGCTAATCAGCTTAAGAGTTATATTGATAAAATAGAGTTTTGA
- a CDS encoding YifB family Mg chelatase-like AAA ATPase codes for MKIYSHSSIGYEGELIEVEVDIKKGIAGIDIVGLAGSEIKESRERIKAAIKNSEFTFPKDRILINLAPAGIKKIGTAIDLSIATSIITSKENQNNNLEILILGELQLDGQIRAIKGVLPAISLAKERKIKYIIIPFDNLEEALLIENLNIWGIKTLKEALEIVEHLNNNIFPSKPIIKTKTEDNEEKFEYDFKNIKGQHRIKRALEIAVAGGHNIMIFGPPGSGKTLSIKCVQSILPPLTNKELIETNRIWSVAGKLIDTKIIRRRPFRQPHQTASKEGIIGGGSNALPGEVSLAHNGVLFLDEALEFQKSILQSLREPIEDKMISIVRASSKSFKYPANFQLMIATNPCPCGNLGKNDTKCFCSQQEVSNYWKKLGAAMLDRIDIRVPTKPVNNEKLFQEDSESSSEIRKKIIKARNMQSKRYENIENIHKNSDLKPEHIAIFCELDKILKNEMIHILNKLNISSRATHSILKLARTIADLKEENHISRESLLESIEHRKNGERLLEE; via the coding sequence ATGAAAATATACTCTCATTCATCAATAGGATATGAAGGGGAACTAATAGAAGTTGAAGTAGATATTAAAAAAGGAATAGCAGGAATTGATATTGTTGGATTAGCTGGAAGTGAAATTAAAGAATCAAGAGAAAGAATAAAAGCAGCTATTAAAAATTCAGAATTCACTTTTCCAAAAGACAGAATATTAATAAATCTTGCACCAGCTGGGATCAAAAAAATTGGAACAGCAATTGATCTCTCAATTGCAACAAGCATTATCACTTCAAAAGAAAATCAGAATAATAACTTAGAAATTTTAATATTAGGAGAATTACAATTAGACGGACAAATAAGAGCAATTAAAGGAGTCTTGCCTGCCATCTCACTTGCAAAGGAAAGAAAAATTAAATACATAATAATACCCTTTGACAATCTAGAAGAAGCTCTTCTAATAGAAAATCTAAATATTTGGGGAATAAAAACCCTAAAGGAAGCTCTGGAAATAGTAGAACATCTTAATAATAATATATTTCCATCAAAACCCATAATTAAAACCAAAACAGAAGACAATGAAGAAAAATTTGAATATGATTTTAAAAATATAAAAGGACAACATAGAATCAAAAGAGCACTTGAAATAGCAGTTGCAGGAGGGCATAATATTATGATATTCGGACCTCCTGGAAGTGGAAAAACTCTTAGCATCAAATGTGTACAGTCAATCTTACCTCCACTTACAAATAAAGAATTAATTGAAACAAACAGAATTTGGTCAGTAGCAGGTAAACTAATAGATACAAAAATAATAAGACGAAGACCATTTAGACAACCTCATCAAACTGCAAGCAAAGAAGGAATCATTGGTGGTGGTTCTAATGCACTGCCTGGAGAAGTATCACTTGCACACAATGGAGTTTTATTCTTAGATGAAGCCTTAGAATTCCAAAAATCAATCTTGCAATCACTAAGAGAACCAATAGAAGACAAAATGATCTCAATAGTAAGAGCAAGTTCAAAATCATTCAAGTATCCTGCAAATTTTCAATTGATGATTGCTACAAATCCTTGTCCCTGCGGAAACCTTGGAAAAAATGATACGAAATGCTTTTGTTCGCAACAAGAAGTTTCAAACTACTGGAAAAAACTTGGAGCAGCAATGCTTGATAGAATTGACATTAGAGTGCCAACTAAACCAGTAAACAATGAAAAATTGTTTCAAGAAGATAGTGAAAGCTCAAGTGAAATAAGAAAAAAAATAATAAAAGCAAGAAACATGCAAAGTAAAAGATATGAAAATATCGAAAATATCCATAAAAACTCTGATCTTAAACCAGAACATATTGCAATATTTTGCGAATTAGATAAAATACTAAAAAATGAAATGATTCATATATTAAATAAACTCAACATATCATCAAGAGCAACTCATTCAATCCTAAAATTAGCAAGAACAATTGCAGATTTAAAAGAAGAAAACCATATTTCAAGAGAATCATTATTAGAATCAATTGAGCACAGAAAAAATGGCGAAAGACTACTAGAAGAATAA